Sequence from the Lysobacter solisilvae genome:
ACCGTCCGCGGCGCGGCCATGAACCCGGTCGACCATCCGCACGGCGGTGGTGAGGCCAAGGCTGGCCAGGGTAACCCGCACCCGGTCACCCCCTGGGGTGTGCCGACCAAGGGTTACAAGACCCGCAAGAACAAGCGCACGACGCAGTTCATCGTTCGCGATCGTAGGAGCTAATCGGCAATGGCACGTTCACTGAAGAAAGGCCCGTTCGTCGACCACCACCTCATGAAGAAGGTGGAGACGGCTGGCAACAACAAGAAGCCGATCAAGACCTGGTCGCGTCGTTCGATGATCCTGCCGGAGATGGTTGGCTTCACGCTCGCCATCCACAACGGCAAGAACCACATCCCGGTGCTGGTCAACGAGAACATGGTTGGCCACAAGCTCGGCGAGTTCGCCCTGACCCGTACGTTCAAGGGTCATGGCGGCGACAAGAAGTCCGGGAAGTAAGGAGATGACCATGGAAGCGAAAGCCATCCTGCGCAGCGCGCGCATCTCCGCCCAGAAGGCCCGTCTGGTCGCTGACCAGGTCCGCGGCCTGTCGGCCGAACGCGCCGTCAACCTGCTGAAGTTCTCGGACAAAAAGGCAGCCGCGATGATCCGCAAGGTCGTCGAGTCGGCCATCGCCAACGCCGAGAACAACCAGGGCGCCGACGTCGACGACCTCCGCGTCAAGACCATCACGGTGGACGAGGGTCCTTCGCTGAAGCGCTTCATGGCGCGTGCTAAGGGCCGCGGCACCCGTATCCTCAAGCGCACCAGCCACATCACTGTGGTTGTGGGCGCGGGCAAGTAAGGCGGAGCATAGATATGGGTCACAAAGTACATCCGACCGGCATCCGTCTGGGCATCTCGAAGGACTGGACGTCGAAGTGGTTCGCTGGCAAGAAGCAGTACGCCTCTTTCCTGGCGGCCGACCTCAAGGTTCGCGAGATGCTGCGCAAGAAGCTCGCGCAGGCAGGTATCTCCAAGATCCTGATCGAGCGTCCGGCCAACAACGCCCGCGTCACTATCCACACCGCCCGTCCGGGCGTGGTGATCGGCAAGCGCGGCGAGGACATCGAGAAGCTGCGTAAGGAAGTCAGCGACGTGATGGGCGTTCCGGCGCACATCAACGTCACCGAAGTCCGCAAGCCCGAGCTCGACGCCCAGCTGGTTGCCGAGTCGATCGCGCAGCAGCTGGAGCGCCGCATCATGTTCCGTCGCGCAATGAAGCGCGCTGTCGGCAACGCGATGCGCCTGGGCGCCCTGGGCATCAAGGTGAATGTCGCCGGCCGCCTCAACGGCGCCGAAATCGCGCGTTCGGAGTGGTATCGCGAAGGTCGCGTGCCGCTGCACACCCTGCGTGCTGACATCGATTACGGCTTCGCTGAAGCCAAGACGACCTACGGCATCATCGGCATCAAGGTTTGGGTCTACAAGGGCGAGATCTTTGATTTCTCCCAGGTTGGTCAGGAGAAGCAGGACGATTCCGCGGCCCCGCGCGCTGAGCGTGGTGACCGTCCGGACCGTGGCGACCGCAAGGATCGCAACGACCGTCCCGGCCGTCCGGCCCGCCCGGCCCGCTAAACGAGGTAATTGACCATGTTGCAACCCAAGCGAACCAAGTATCGCAAGATGCACAAAGGCCGCAATGACGGCCTGAGCTGGAATGCG
This genomic interval carries:
- the rpsS gene encoding 30S ribosomal protein S19, which encodes MARSLKKGPFVDHHLMKKVETAGNNKKPIKTWSRRSMILPEMVGFTLAIHNGKNHIPVLVNENMVGHKLGEFALTRTFKGHGGDKKSGK
- the rplV gene encoding 50S ribosomal protein L22; its protein translation is MEAKAILRSARISAQKARLVADQVRGLSAERAVNLLKFSDKKAAAMIRKVVESAIANAENNQGADVDDLRVKTITVDEGPSLKRFMARAKGRGTRILKRTSHITVVVGAGK
- the rpsC gene encoding 30S ribosomal protein S3, coding for MGHKVHPTGIRLGISKDWTSKWFAGKKQYASFLAADLKVREMLRKKLAQAGISKILIERPANNARVTIHTARPGVVIGKRGEDIEKLRKEVSDVMGVPAHINVTEVRKPELDAQLVAESIAQQLERRIMFRRAMKRAVGNAMRLGALGIKVNVAGRLNGAEIARSEWYREGRVPLHTLRADIDYGFAEAKTTYGIIGIKVWVYKGEIFDFSQVGQEKQDDSAAPRAERGDRPDRGDRKDRNDRPGRPARPAR